A single window of Candidatus Bathyarchaeota archaeon DNA harbors:
- a CDS encoding NifB/NifX family molybdenum-iron cluster-binding protein: protein MENERIVIPVVDNSGLNSRLSEHFGRAPYFMVIEINSKGEILSVEAIPNTSEHFGGFGKPPDRILQLKPTAVVTYGMGPRALNIFQQARVAVLRANAATVREVIEAYKRNELEELTEGCREARHPY, encoded by the coding sequence GTGGAAAACGAAAGAATAGTAATTCCGGTAGTCGATAACTCTGGCTTAAATTCCAGGCTTTCTGAACATTTTGGAAGAGCCCCCTACTTCATGGTTATAGAAATAAACTCAAAAGGCGAAATACTGTCTGTAGAGGCCATCCCAAACACAAGCGAGCATTTTGGAGGATTTGGAAAGCCTCCAGACAGAATATTGCAGTTAAAACCAACAGCCGTAGTTACTTATGGGATGGGTCCTCGGGCACTAAACATTTTTCAGCAAGCAAGAGTTGCAGTGCTGAGAGCAAATGCGGCAACTGTCCGCGAAGTTATTGAAGCCTATAAAAGAAATGAGCTTGAGGAGTTAACTGAAGGCTGCCGGGAAGCAAGGCATCCGTACTAG
- a CDS encoding pyruvate ferredoxin oxidoreductase subunit gamma codes for MWKSLTEENCLVLKEVRWHGRGGQGAWTASELLARAAIHEGKFIQSFPEFGPERMGAPVRAFTRISDNPIRLHCSVYSPDVVVVLDPTLMASIPVAEGLKENGVIVVNTSEEPRKIKEELKLSHGTVWTVPATQIAIKILGRPITNTAMLGAVARATQIVSMESIEKAVKERFPAQLAEKNIGVIKEAYEEAKSE; via the coding sequence ATGTGGAAGAGTCTAACGGAGGAAAATTGCTTGGTGCTTAAAGAAGTTAGGTGGCATGGACGAGGAGGTCAAGGAGCATGGACCGCCAGCGAACTTCTAGCAAGGGCGGCGATCCACGAGGGGAAATTTATTCAATCTTTTCCAGAGTTCGGCCCCGAAAGAATGGGCGCTCCAGTAAGGGCCTTCACCCGCATAAGTGATAATCCAATAAGGCTGCATTGCTCAGTTTACAGCCCCGACGTTGTAGTGGTCTTAGACCCAACCTTGATGGCTAGTATTCCAGTCGCTGAAGGGCTAAAAGAAAACGGAGTCATCGTAGTTAATACCAGTGAGGAGCCCAGAAAAATAAAGGAAGAACTGAAGCTCAGCCATGGAACTGTGTGGACTGTGCCAGCGACTCAAATTGCAATAAAGATTCTTGGAAGACCCATAACGAACACAGCCATGCTGGGCGCAGTTGCACGTGCAACTCAAATAGTAAGTATGGAAAGCATTGAAAAAGCCGTTAAAGAACGTTTTCCAGCTCAATTAGCTGAGAAAAATATCGGAGTTATAAAAGAAGCCTATGAGGAGGCAAAATCTGAATGA
- a CDS encoding ATP-binding protein, whose amino-acid sequence MNIASRSKEIVVASGKGGVGKTTFTASLSVFLANKGKRIVAVDADVDAPNLSIALGKGKEKSSQEIKISHKAVLDNEKCVKCGKCVETCRYGAIFQSEGEVPVIMEMLCEGCGACTLVCPVEAIRIEEKLTGELVIEETKYGFPLVTGRLELGEHNSGHLVTSAKKIGHVKAEETGAELVVIDGAPGIGCPVIASISGASYVVAVTEPTPAAKRDLERLIRVIKHFNVPAGVIVNKAELSTAYKDKLEKWINEEIQMPIIGEIPLDYEVLRALTHMTPIIEFNPSSKAAKAILEICEKVAENI is encoded by the coding sequence TTGAACATCGCAAGTCGTTCTAAAGAAATAGTGGTTGCAAGCGGTAAAGGAGGAGTTGGAAAAACAACTTTCACAGCTTCCCTATCTGTTTTCTTAGCCAATAAAGGAAAAAGAATAGTTGCTGTTGACGCTGACGTTGACGCACCCAACCTCTCAATAGCTTTAGGCAAGGGGAAAGAAAAGTCAAGTCAAGAAATTAAGATTTCTCATAAAGCAGTTTTAGACAATGAAAAATGCGTTAAATGCGGAAAATGCGTGGAAACGTGCCGTTACGGAGCTATATTCCAATCTGAAGGTGAAGTTCCAGTTATTATGGAAATGCTATGCGAGGGTTGCGGGGCATGCACGCTTGTCTGTCCGGTGGAAGCAATAAGAATTGAGGAAAAACTTACCGGAGAGCTGGTCATAGAAGAAACGAAGTATGGTTTTCCCCTTGTGACTGGAAGACTTGAACTTGGGGAGCACAACTCTGGGCATCTAGTGACTTCAGCTAAGAAGATTGGACATGTAAAAGCTGAAGAAACCGGCGCAGAATTAGTTGTGATTGACGGAGCACCAGGAATCGGCTGTCCAGTTATAGCTTCTATTTCTGGCGCAAGTTATGTTGTTGCTGTTACGGAGCCAACTCCAGCCGCTAAACGGGATTTAGAACGGCTAATAAGAGTTATTAAACATTTCAACGTTCCAGCCGGAGTCATAGTCAACAAAGCAGAGCTCTCAACAGCGTACAAAGATAAACTTGAAAAATGGATTAACGAAGAAATACAAATGCCAATCATAGGTGAAATCCCCCTAGACTATGAGGTTTTAAGAGCCCTAACTCACATGACACCGATAATCGAGTTTAATCCTTCTTCGAAAGCTGCGAAAGCCATACTTGAAATTTGCGAAAAGGTCGCTGAGAACATATGA
- a CDS encoding MBL fold metallo-hydrolase: MNQKEKLGFNSVHLTILVDNEVYLEGLGSTWGLSIYVEAEIDGFKRKILMDTSGSYDTLTYNSSKLRVDLSSVDAIFISHWHGDHCGCLKEVLEMLESKIPVYLPSYDRSGVKLIEKFGATPIICSKPKTFLEGFMSTGCLGRWTKEHSLIIKLESSDFILLTGCAHPGVIKIANHSKRLLENFNLRAVIGGFHISSRKEGKIVGSFMKENKVEVVSPCHCTGEDAKQAIFEVLGRNCARCGAGRTFHFSA; this comes from the coding sequence ATGAACCAGAAAGAAAAATTAGGCTTTAATTCTGTTCATTTAACTATTCTTGTTGACAATGAAGTTTATTTAGAAGGTTTAGGTTCAACTTGGGGGCTTTCAATTTACGTTGAGGCTGAAATAGACGGTTTCAAAAGGAAAATTTTAATGGATACAAGCGGCTCATACGATACATTAACCTATAATTCATCAAAGCTTAGAGTAGACCTATCATCGGTTGACGCAATTTTCATTTCGCATTGGCATGGAGACCACTGCGGATGCCTAAAAGAAGTATTAGAAATGCTAGAATCCAAAATTCCTGTTTATCTTCCCTCCTATGACCGTAGTGGAGTGAAACTTATAGAAAAATTTGGGGCAACTCCCATAATATGTTCGAAACCAAAAACTTTCCTTGAAGGGTTCATGTCAACTGGATGTTTGGGGAGATGGACAAAGGAACATTCTCTAATCATCAAGCTTGAAAGCTCAGATTTCATTCTCCTAACCGGATGCGCCCATCCTGGAGTAATTAAAATAGCTAATCACTCTAAACGTTTGCTTGAAAACTTTAACCTTAGGGCAGTCATCGGAGGCTTTCACATTTCAAGCAGAAAAGAAGGAAAAATAGTTGGCAGTTTCATGAAAGAAAATAAAGTTGAAGTTGTAAGTCCATGCCATTGCACCGGAGAAGATGCTAAACAAGCGATTTTTGAAGTTTTAGGAAGAAACTGTGCAAGATGCGGGGCTGGAAGAACTTTTCATTTTTCTGCATAA
- a CDS encoding ATP-binding protein — MKAEISKFFHERPISTPIVAVTGGKGGTGKTTVAVNLAVALKMKGMKVMLVDVDVDGPNDAVLLGAKLENGEDVAFFKPVVNTEKCVKCGKCAEVCLENALVYVKGQFPAFFEELCSGCAACQLVCPAEAIEEGRKILGKVYVSEVDGIKLVTGELKPTEARSPLVALKTKEKAYEIAKKESFDVILVDTAPGVHNPVVRALQGASFALAVTEPTPLGAHDLGRILDLTKELGLLTSVVLNRADIKGGYKRIIYEICEKSGAEIVSEIPFDKKLLEAYISSVPVVKLFPSSPSAKAILKLADYVSERLK, encoded by the coding sequence ATGAAAGCTGAAATTTCAAAGTTTTTCCATGAAAGGCCAATTTCCACGCCTATAGTGGCTGTTACTGGAGGGAAGGGCGGAACAGGAAAAACTACAGTTGCAGTTAACCTTGCTGTTGCCTTGAAGATGAAAGGAATGAAAGTTATGCTTGTAGACGTCGATGTTGATGGACCAAACGACGCAGTTCTTCTCGGAGCAAAACTTGAAAATGGCGAGGACGTTGCGTTCTTTAAGCCTGTAGTTAATACTGAAAAATGCGTTAAATGCGGAAAATGTGCTGAGGTATGCCTTGAAAACGCCTTAGTCTATGTTAAAGGCCAGTTTCCAGCTTTCTTTGAAGAATTATGCTCCGGCTGTGCAGCATGCCAACTTGTTTGCCCAGCAGAAGCAATTGAAGAGGGCCGTAAAATTTTGGGGAAAGTTTACGTTTCAGAAGTCGATGGAATTAAGCTTGTAACTGGAGAGTTGAAGCCTACTGAGGCTAGGTCTCCGCTTGTAGCGTTAAAAACTAAGGAAAAAGCCTATGAAATCGCCAAGAAAGAAAGTTTTGATGTTATTCTGGTTGATACTGCTCCGGGGGTTCATAATCCCGTTGTTAGAGCCTTACAAGGAGCAAGCTTCGCTTTGGCTGTTACTGAACCCACTCCATTAGGCGCCCATGACTTAGGCCGTATTCTCGACTTGACTAAAGAACTCGGCTTATTAACAAGCGTTGTCTTAAATCGGGCTGATATTAAGGGTGGATATAAAAGAATAATTTATGAAATTTGCGAAAAGTCTGGCGCAGAAATTGTTTCGGAAATTCCATTTGACAAAAAGCTTTTAGAAGCCTACATAAGCAGTGTTCCAGTAGTCAAGCTTTTCCCAAGTTCACCAAGTGCAAAAGCAATTTTAAAACTTGCAGATTATGTTTCCGAACGACTTAAATAA
- a CDS encoding 4Fe-4S binding protein: MSPEYKGWKEIPIAGVCWLPSTEYKTGDWRTYKPVWDSEKCVRCMLCHIFCPEGAIKWNPETDKMEFDYDFCKGCGICANECPKDAIEMVLEGKE, encoded by the coding sequence ATGAGCCCAGAATATAAAGGTTGGAAAGAAATTCCAATAGCTGGCGTATGCTGGCTTCCAAGCACAGAATACAAAACGGGAGATTGGCGAACCTACAAGCCGGTTTGGGATTCGGAAAAATGTGTTCGCTGTATGCTCTGCCACATTTTCTGTCCAGAAGGAGCAATAAAATGGAATCCGGAAACAGACAAAATGGAGTTTGACTACGACTTCTGCAAGGGATGCGGAATATGCGCCAATGAATGTCCAAAAGACGCCATAGAAATGGTTTTGGAAGGAAAGGAGTGA
- a CDS encoding 4Fe-4S binding protein: protein MEAAMIVEIRINYEKCIGCKKCVKACSFGVLEWFEDQPIVVNASECGGCRECQKNCPVDAIIIKEK, encoded by the coding sequence ATGGAAGCTGCCATGATTGTTGAAATTAGGATTAACTATGAAAAATGCATTGGATGCAAGAAATGCGTTAAAGCTTGTTCCTTCGGTGTTCTAGAATGGTTCGAAGACCAGCCAATAGTTGTAAATGCAAGCGAATGTGGCGGCTGTAGAGAATGCCAGAAAAACTGTCCAGTAGACGCAATCATCATTAAAGAAAAATAG
- the porA gene encoding pyruvate ferredoxin oxidoreductase, with protein MAKVEQKVLPLSGDEAVAYAVKQCDVDVVAAYPITPQTIIVERFSEYVANGEVDTEFVCVESEHSALTCCLTAAATGARAFTATASAGLALMHEILGVTSGCRAPVVMAIVNRALSAPINIHCDHSDSMAERDMGWIHIYAENSQEAYDSIIQAFKIAEHPEILLPTLVGLDGFVLSHTLENVNVLPDETVKNFVGERKFPLVKNHEGKMVPFKLDPENPVTIGPLDLYDYYFEHKRQQEEAMRKAYDVIKKVHEEYAELSGRRYGNGLVEPYRLEDAEIATVCLGSTAGTVKTIVDELREKGVKAGLLRIRVFRPLPMEDIVKWLSDKKAVAVMDRACSFGGIGGPLFHEIRHVLYDSPGRPPVVNYIYGLGGRDTPPNLIRQVYQELQKIAETKRIEQLVKFIGLRE; from the coding sequence ATGGCTAAAGTTGAACAGAAAGTTTTACCCCTAAGCGGAGACGAGGCAGTGGCGTATGCTGTTAAGCAATGCGATGTAGACGTGGTAGCTGCTTATCCGATTACTCCGCAGACAATAATTGTTGAAAGATTCAGCGAGTATGTGGCAAATGGCGAAGTAGACACGGAATTCGTATGTGTAGAGTCGGAGCACAGTGCATTAACTTGCTGTTTGACAGCAGCTGCAACTGGCGCAAGAGCGTTCACAGCTACGGCCTCAGCCGGTTTAGCGTTAATGCATGAAATTTTAGGCGTAACTTCTGGCTGTAGGGCTCCAGTTGTCATGGCGATAGTTAACCGTGCCCTGTCTGCTCCAATCAACATTCACTGCGACCATTCAGACAGCATGGCTGAACGAGACATGGGGTGGATACACATTTACGCCGAAAACAGCCAAGAAGCCTACGATTCAATAATTCAAGCCTTCAAAATAGCCGAACATCCAGAAATACTTCTCCCAACACTGGTTGGACTGGACGGCTTCGTATTAAGCCACACACTGGAAAACGTAAATGTCCTCCCAGATGAAACTGTCAAAAACTTTGTCGGGGAGAGGAAGTTTCCATTAGTTAAAAATCATGAAGGAAAAATGGTTCCCTTCAAGCTTGACCCAGAAAACCCAGTGACCATAGGGCCGCTTGACCTGTATGACTACTATTTTGAGCATAAAAGACAGCAAGAAGAAGCCATGAGAAAAGCCTACGACGTAATAAAGAAAGTTCATGAAGAATACGCGGAGTTAAGCGGACGCAGATACGGAAACGGCCTAGTAGAACCCTACAGACTTGAAGACGCCGAAATAGCCACCGTATGCTTAGGCTCAACAGCAGGCACAGTGAAAACAATCGTGGACGAACTTCGCGAAAAGGGAGTTAAAGCTGGACTACTAAGAATTAGAGTTTTCAGGCCGCTACCAATGGAGGACATAGTTAAATGGCTTTCTGACAAAAAAGCCGTAGCCGTCATGGACAGGGCATGCAGCTTCGGCGGAATCGGAGGCCCGCTCTTTCATGAAATCCGACATGTACTGTACGATTCGCCGGGGAGGCCGCCAGTGGTAAACTACATTTACGGCTTAGGTGGAAGAGACACGCCGCCAAACTTGATTCGTCAAGTCTACCAGGAACTACAGAAAATCGCAGAAACCAAACGCATCGAACAACTTGTGAAATTTATTGGATTAAGGGAGTAA
- a CDS encoding pyruvate synthase subunit beta, whose amino-acid sequence MAEWKFTAKDFAQIPERFSPGHRACAGCGPAIVMRLIMKAARGPVIATNATGCMEVVSTIYPYTAWRVPWIHTAFENVAANAAGIDAALKALKRKGRLKYEHVDVIAFGGDGGTYDIGFQALSGAAERGHDFLYVLYDNEAYMNTGIQRSGGTPLGAWTTTSPAGRVIPGKTQRKKPIADIMVAHEIPYVATASVSEWKDLVLKARKGMEVEGPAFLHVLAPCPRGWRYDTSKTIEIARLAVDTCVFPLWEADNGEYKLSSRSKVIAAKPEMKKPVEEYLKTQGRFRHLFKPENKHIIEEIQKEVDRRWQKLLKLCGIA is encoded by the coding sequence ATGGCTGAATGGAAATTTACAGCTAAAGATTTCGCGCAAATACCTGAACGTTTCTCCCCTGGGCACAGAGCCTGCGCCGGATGCGGCCCAGCCATAGTTATGCGTCTAATAATGAAGGCCGCAAGAGGCCCCGTAATAGCCACAAATGCCACAGGATGCATGGAAGTTGTCTCAACAATTTACCCATACACTGCTTGGAGGGTGCCATGGATACACACTGCCTTCGAGAATGTGGCTGCGAACGCCGCTGGAATAGACGCTGCGTTGAAGGCCTTGAAAAGGAAAGGCCGGTTAAAGTATGAGCATGTGGATGTTATAGCTTTCGGCGGAGATGGAGGAACCTATGACATTGGATTTCAAGCCTTGTCCGGGGCGGCTGAAAGAGGGCATGACTTTCTCTACGTTCTGTACGACAATGAAGCTTACATGAACACTGGAATCCAGCGAAGCGGGGGCACTCCCCTCGGAGCATGGACAACGACTTCGCCGGCTGGAAGAGTTATTCCAGGCAAGACTCAACGCAAAAAGCCGATAGCCGACATAATGGTTGCCCATGAAATCCCGTATGTTGCAACTGCTTCAGTATCCGAGTGGAAAGATTTGGTTTTAAAAGCCAGAAAAGGCATGGAAGTTGAAGGCCCAGCCTTTCTGCACGTTCTTGCACCTTGCCCAAGAGGATGGAGATACGACACAAGCAAAACAATTGAAATTGCACGTCTAGCAGTTGACACATGCGTATTTCCATTGTGGGAGGCAGATAACGGCGAATACAAGCTTTCTTCAAGAAGTAAGGTGATAGCGGCGAAGCCTGAAATGAAAAAGCCAGTTGAAGAATACTTAAAGACTCAGGGAAGGTTCAGACATCTATTCAAGCCTGAAAACAAGCATATAATAGAGGAAATTCAGAAAGAAGTGGACAGACGCTGGCAAAAGCTCCTAAAACTTTGCGGAATAGCCTAA
- a CDS encoding Mrp/NBP35 family ATP-binding protein — MSESKCDDPRKGTSEQEKRLKERMEQEKRLKERMGKVKHKIAVISGKGGVGKSVVTANLAMAFAWKGYSVGILDADIHGPSIPKMVGLHGQRLQAGPPGIFPAIGPMGMKVVSIDFLLPSEEAPVIWRGPLKMAAIRQFLSDIVWGPLDFLLIDLPPGTGDEPLSVIQLLPEMDGVIIVTIPSEVSQIVVKKAVVFSQKLNVPVIGIIENMSGFVCPKCGAEIDIFRSGGGERIAKELLVPFLGKIPIDPEICKASDEGVPFVIKHPDSPSAKAFMEIVEKIESFIKERTKPRSENK; from the coding sequence ATGAGTGAATCTAAATGTGACGACCCGAGAAAGGGAACTTCTGAACAAGAAAAGAGACTAAAAGAGCGAATGGAACAGGAAAAGAGATTAAAGGAGCGAATGGGCAAAGTTAAACATAAAATTGCAGTTATAAGCGGTAAGGGCGGCGTTGGAAAAAGCGTAGTTACAGCCAACCTAGCTATGGCATTCGCTTGGAAAGGCTACAGCGTAGGCATTTTAGACGCAGACATACACGGTCCATCCATCCCCAAAATGGTTGGGTTGCATGGACAGAGACTACAGGCAGGGCCGCCTGGAATCTTTCCGGCTATAGGCCCCATGGGAATGAAAGTGGTTTCCATAGACTTCCTATTGCCAAGTGAAGAAGCCCCTGTTATCTGGCGTGGCCCGCTTAAAATGGCTGCGATAAGGCAGTTTCTCTCCGACATTGTTTGGGGTCCTCTCGACTTCTTACTGATAGATTTGCCGCCGGGAACTGGTGATGAACCTTTAAGCGTAATACAGTTACTTCCTGAGATGGATGGAGTAATAATTGTAACTATTCCGTCGGAAGTGTCTCAAATAGTTGTGAAGAAAGCGGTTGTTTTCTCTCAGAAGTTGAATGTTCCAGTTATTGGCATAATTGAAAACATGAGCGGCTTCGTCTGCCCGAAGTGCGGAGCGGAAATTGACATATTCAGAAGCGGAGGAGGAGAAAGAATCGCTAAAGAACTGCTTGTTCCATTCTTGGGTAAAATTCCAATAGACCCTGAAATTTGTAAAGCATCCGATGAAGGCGTACCATTTGTAATTAAACATCCGGATTCACCTTCGGCAAAGGCTTTCATGGAAATAGTTGAAAAAATCGAAAGTTTCATCAAGGAACGAACAAAACCAAGAAGCGAAAATAAATGA